TTGTAGTGATAAAGGAGTTCAATGCTTGTCTATTCACTACGCGGAGAGAATGACAGAATCGGAGGTTAAAGGTTCTTTAGTTTAATAAGATCCTTTTAAATAGTGCGGTTGGTTATGTTTAATGTTTTGAATATGAAAGACGAAATGGTCATAATTTAAAAATATCAGTTTTGGCTGGCTGACTCAAGCAAGTCAACCTCCGATAAAACGGGGCAGTTCAAACAGAGTTATGAGTATATAACACACCCTAATACCTCCTAATTTTTTTAAAGATTTTAAAGCACTCATCGCATAAAAAAATTGAATAACCTAGAGAAAATTTTGGTAGTTTATACTCAAGTATCTGTTTTTATTTTAGATTTATAGTGTTTTGACAGGTGTTGAAAAATAGTGCTCAATATCCGACTCAGTTAGATCTTCTAGTTCGCTCGGAGCCCATTTTGGAGAACCGTCTTTATCAACTAAAACGGCACGAATACCTTCATAAAAGTCAGCTGTATCCATGAAGTGAATGGCCATGTCCTTTTCCATCTCAAGGCATTCGTTAAGCGATTTATATTTTCCATTTATTAATTGCTGAAATGTAACTTTTAATGAGGTAGGCGACTTTGAAAGAATGTTATTTAATTCTTGTGTGACCCACTCATCACCATTAATTGACTCACTTCGTAAAGACGCTACTATTTCTTCTACTGTATCATATTGAAAATGTTGGTTTATTAATTCTTGATGTACCTTCAGTTCTGAAATATCTAATGCACTTGTACCGGTTGCGGTAAGTAATTCCCCTAGATCTTTAAGAACTGATGCAGATGACCAATCTTTAGTTAGTAATTTTTCTTGTATAGTTTCCCACTCACTGCTTTCCATATAGTAATCAGCTGTACCAATATAGATAGCATCATTTGCTTTTATAACCTTTGCGGTCAATGCAAGATAACGACCTATATATCCCGGTAGTTGATTGAGAAAAAAGCTTGCTCCAACATCTGGAAAAAATCCAATGTTCATTTCAGGCATCGCCCATTTTGTTTTTTCTGTTACGATTCGGTGAGATGCTCCGACGGAAAGTCCGACTCCACCTCCCATAACAATGCCATTCATATAGGCCAAAATAGGTTTTGAATAGTTATGTATAAGTGCATCTAGGCGGTATTCTGTTGAAAAGAACTTCTCTGCATAAGGTATGACATCTTCAGCTTCCAAATCATAGAATTTTCGCATGTCTCCTCCTGCACAAAATCCTTTTTGACCCTCACCGTACAAACAAACAAACACTACGTTAGAGTCTTTTTCCCATTTTTCTAAAGCATTCGTTAACAGTTCAACTACTTCAGTATTAATAGCGTTTAGGACTTCAGGTCGATTTATTTTTAGCCAGCCAATACCGTTTTTTACTTCTGACGTAACAACCATTGATACGAACTCCTAAATTTTGTAATTTAAAATTATATAAGTTTATGGGTTTTTTATAAAAATATGAGTGATTGCGGTTAACTATCATAAATAACAGCTTGATAGTAAGTTCCAAAAAATAAATTTAATAAAATTATCAGAGGATAGTATAAGCATGAATATAGTCGTTTAATAAAAAATATGACTATATTCATGCTGTTCTCATGTATTATGCTATGAAAGTTAATCTTTAAAAGTAGGTTTGCGTTTTTCCATAAAAGCATTAACGCCTTCGATCATGTTTTCTGTCTTAAATAATTGAGCCCATTGTTCTGATTCTATTTCTAAACCTTTTTCTAAGGTTGTTGCCATACCTTCATTAACAGCTGTAATAGTTGCTTTGATAGATTCTGAGCTTTTATTGAGAGCAATTGATTCAGCCAGTTTTTTCGTTTCATCCATTAATTCTGAAAGTGGCACTGATTTATTAACGAGACCTATTTTTTCTGCCTCTTCTCCACTTAAAAATTGTCCAGTTAGTATGAGTTCTAATGCTTTTGCTTTATTTGTTATACGCGGAAGTCTTTGAGTCCCGCCGAACCCAGGTATCAAACCTAAATTTAACTCTGGTTGACCCAATTTAGCTTCATTGGCTGCAATCCGTAAATGACAGCTCATGGCAAGCTCTAACCCTCCACCTAAACAAGCGCCATTAATTGATGCAATAACGAGTTTTTTAGAAGACTCAATTGTATTCATAACGGCTTGTGCATCTTGGGATAACTTCTTTCCTTTTTCTTCATCATGAAAAGCGTCAGTAAACTCTTTTATATCTGCCCCAGCAACGAACATTTTCCCTTTACCGGTTATAACAATTACCTTGATACTTTGATCTGCTTCCACATAGTTAAAACACTCAGATAATCCGTTGATTGTTGTAGTACTTAATGTATTAGCAGGCGGGCTATCAATAGTTATGTAGCCAATTCCGTTTTCTGTACTTAAATTTATGTTAGAAAATTCTTTAGTTTCCATTGCTCTTTCTACTCCGTTCAGATTATTTTTAATAGCGTGTCTATTGACAAGTATCAATTATGAATATAACTCAAATTATCGTATCTTAATAAAATTAAAGCTTTAGCTAAATTAGATATTCTAATTACTGTAATTAAAATATTTGTTTACAGTATGAGTGTAATGTCTTTAGTTCTCAGCGTCAATAAAAATCTGACCGGATAGAATAATTTTTTCGTTTGTCATGATATACGAGTTGCAGAAATGATGTTTTTCATCATGTGGTAGCTGATTTAGCTAAGATGTATGGTGTAAGATACGATGATATTGATAATTCAACGAAATAGCTGAAATACCTATGGAAGTTACTGATATTTTTATACTTTTAAGAAAGGAGTAGATACTTTCCATATAGTATTAGTCGGTTTCCATCCAATCTTTCATTACTAATTAACGTGTTTTAATGCTATGATTTTAAGAAGGATTGAATGGTTTCGATAGCATAGTGACCGTTCAAAGAGGACCTTTTTAGCATTTTACTTAACTATCTTGCTTTCAGTGAGAAATAGTAAGCAGCTATTAAGCAATATTTTGGAGTGGAACAACTGGTAGGTGGATTTAGTGACTAAGAGAGCAGAAGAAAGAAGAAAACAGGTGTTACGTGCAACACTTAGAGCAATCAATGATAAAGGGTTTAGCGAAGTTACGCTTCAAGATATTGCAGATTACACTGACTTTAGTAAAGGTGTTATCAGCTATTATTTCAAAAACAAGGAAGATGTCTTCTATCATTTACTTGAATGGATGACCGATCGCATTTTCCAAAATGAGTATGTCGCTATCCAAAAAGAAACGACGGCTATCGATATGATGCGCGCGTATGTTGATACTGTGTTTAAGAGTCCTAAAGATAACAAAATATTTTATAGTGTTTATCTCGAATTTTTGGCTCAAACGAAAAAAAATGAGAGCTTTCGTGAAGTGAACAATAACTTCTATAAGAATTGTTGGTTCTTAGGTAGTGAAATTATTGAAAAAGGAAAATCAGAAGGGATTTTTAAAAATGTAGATACGGTAGCTGGAAGCCATATGATTCGTGCTTTGATTGATGGTTGTCTTTTACAGTGGTTGATGCGCGATGACGAAACGCTGCACGCTTATTACCGTGAAACTTGTTATGAGACGATTATTACTTATCTAAACCATAAAGCTCCCTAGAAGATATAATTTCTCCTTTTTAACAATTTTTTCTACTCAATGTAAATTTCAATCGTAAAGAATCCACTAAGATTTTGTGAACTAATCGCTCTCCTATATGTTTATCCAAATGGTTCGATAGGGGTCAGTTGTTATGCGACCTAGACGTAAAAGATAACAGTTATTACCTGTTATCTTTTACATATAAAACTACCTATTATTATATTTTGGTCGTTAGATACTTATTTCCCTTTTAAAAAAGCGCTTAATCCTTCTTCACGAATGATTCGTCCTGCCTCTGCAAACTCTTGTTCCTGACTTAAGAAAAACATAGAAATCGCCGTTTCAATATTATAGTCAAGTGACTGTTTCAAGTTCATCATCTCGTACGTTTTATTGATTGTCATCTTTGTTATTTTAAGTGCTGAAGCAGGCACACTGACCATTTTTTCAGCCATCTTTATCGCTTCTTCCATCAATTGCTCTTGTGGCACCACTTTATTAAAAATACCTAGACGATAAGCTTCTTCTGCATCAACAGAATCACCGGTATAAAGCAGTTCTTTCGCTTTTCTCAAACCTACAATCCACGGCATCATCAAGGTGGCTGGAGCAGCACCAAAGCGGATCTCTGGTTCCCCAATACTTGCTTTATCAGATGCGATAGCAAGATCGGCAGAAAACACCCAATCTGCTGCTACGCCATAAGCGTAACCATCCACTGCTGCAATTACGGGTTTTTTTAGATCCCATAATTTTAATCCTACCCGTAAAAAGGTTTCTAATTGTGCACGGTATACTTCTGATGGCTCATCGCCAATGGGGGAAGGCAGATCCATAGACTCTTTTAAATCTGCACCTGCAGAGAAATTCCCCCCAGATCCTGTAAGTATCACTACTCTTACATTTGAGTCCTTTTCAGCTTGATCCAATGCTTCCCATATATCTGCGGTCATTTGTTCTGTTACTGCATTTAATTTTTTGGGACGATTGAGAGAAATCGTAGCAATATTATTAGTAACTTCATATATAACTGTCTGATATTCTTGCATATTTTCCATCCTTTCAAAACTTGAGTGTAGTATTAATTGCTATAGCTCATATACTTCTTCTTTAATCTCAACAGCTGTTTTTTGCTTTTCTTTGTGCAAACTCATACTAGCTAAGTCAATAGGCCCTTCTTGCCATTGAGGATCGAGATGTGCTTCTGTTTTTAACATCTTCATTAATGAGATGACCAGTAATAGGATTACGAATATAAAAGGTATCGCTGTCAATATTGAAGCTGTTTGTAAAGTCTTCAAATCCCCACCTAAGACCATTAAAGTGCCAGGCAAGATAAATAAGGTTAATGCCCAAAATAGTCTATTCCATTTAGCAGGCTCTTCATTAATACCAATATTTGGTGTTGTTGCTGAAGCCATCATGTAAGCTGCTGAGTCAAAGGTAGTGGCTAAGAATATTAAGGCGATGAAACTAAATACAGCGACTACTAAGGTCCCAAAGGGAAGGGTGCCAATGACTTGAATAATGGTTGCAGGGGCACCGACTTCTTCTAGTAATCCAGTAACTGACAATACATTAGTTAATTCCAAATGCATTGCATAATTTCCTAATATTGAAAAATAAGCGGTGCAACCTAACGTACCCCAAGCTACTCCTCCTAAAATTACTTGCCTAATAGTTCTTCCTCTAGAGATTTTAGCAATGAATAAGCCCATGAATGGCGTATAAACAATCCACCATGCCCAGTAGAAGACAGTCCAACTTTCTACAAATCCTGAACCACTTACTGGGTCTGTATATGTATTCCAGCGCACGAAATTACTGAATAACATGCCAATACTATTGGTGCCCATTTTTAAAATAAACTCGCTTGGCCCGACCAATAAAATGTAGCTCAAAAGTATAATAGAGCAGATAATTGCTAAATCGCTTAACAATTTTAGACCGCGTTTTAGGCCCGAGTAGGCACTCCATGTAAATAAAGCGGTACATAGTACGAGTACAAATATGGTCATTGACATTGAAGCTTCTATTCCTGTTAGGCTGCTTAGTCCCGCTGCTACTAGCGGTGTACCAAGTCCCAAGGAAGTACCTGCAGCTCCCAAGATCCCAAACATAAATATAACATCAATCGCTTTTCCTAGTGCTCCGTCTGCATGTTTTCCTATCACAATACGGCAAATCTCACTTAATCTCAAAATAGGTACTTTTAAAATATAATAGGAGTAAGCAATAGGTATAGCGGGTAAGACAAAGAATCCCCAAGCTGAGGGACCCCAGTGAAAAATACCATATGCGGCCGCTATTTCAGCAGCTGCTATCGATTTTGGTTCAATTCCGTAAGGTGGCGCCATATAATAATAAG
The nucleotide sequence above comes from Psychrobacter sp. P2G3. Encoded proteins:
- a CDS encoding enoyl-CoA hydratase/isomerase family protein, whose protein sequence is MVVTSEVKNGIGWLKINRPEVLNAINTEVVELLTNALEKWEKDSNVVFVCLYGEGQKGFCAGGDMRKFYDLEAEDVIPYAEKFFSTEYRLDALIHNYSKPILAYMNGIVMGGGVGLSVGASHRIVTEKTKWAMPEMNIGFFPDVGASFFLNQLPGYIGRYLALTAKVIKANDAIYIGTADYYMESSEWETIQEKLLTKDWSSASVLKDLGELLTATGTSALDISELKVHQELINQHFQYDTVEEIVASLRSESINGDEWVTQELNNILSKSPTSLKVTFQQLINGKYKSLNECLEMEKDMAIHFMDTADFYEGIRAVLVDKDGSPKWAPSELEDLTESDIEHYFSTPVKTL
- a CDS encoding enoyl-CoA hydratase-related protein, whose translation is METKEFSNINLSTENGIGYITIDSPPANTLSTTTINGLSECFNYVEADQSIKVIVITGKGKMFVAGADIKEFTDAFHDEEKGKKLSQDAQAVMNTIESSKKLVIASINGACLGGGLELAMSCHLRIAANEAKLGQPELNLGLIPGFGGTQRLPRITNKAKALELILTGQFLSGEEAEKIGLVNKSVPLSELMDETKKLAESIALNKSSESIKATITAVNEGMATTLEKGLEIESEQWAQLFKTENMIEGVNAFMEKRKPTFKD
- a CDS encoding TetR/AcrR family transcriptional regulator, giving the protein MTKRAEERRKQVLRATLRAINDKGFSEVTLQDIADYTDFSKGVISYYFKNKEDVFYHLLEWMTDRIFQNEYVAIQKETTAIDMMRAYVDTVFKSPKDNKIFYSVYLEFLAQTKKNESFREVNNNFYKNCWFLGSEIIEKGKSEGIFKNVDTVAGSHMIRALIDGCLLQWLMRDDETLHAYYRETCYETIITYLNHKAP
- a CDS encoding enoyl-CoA hydratase/isomerase family protein: MQEYQTVIYEVTNNIATISLNRPKKLNAVTEQMTADIWEALDQAEKDSNVRVVILTGSGGNFSAGADLKESMDLPSPIGDEPSEVYRAQLETFLRVGLKLWDLKKPVIAAVDGYAYGVAADWVFSADLAIASDKASIGEPEIRFGAAPATLMMPWIVGLRKAKELLYTGDSVDAEEAYRLGIFNKVVPQEQLMEEAIKMAEKMVSVPASALKITKMTINKTYEMMNLKQSLDYNIETAISMFFLSQEQEFAEAGRIIREEGLSAFLKGK
- a CDS encoding BCCT family transporter, with the translated sequence MKENKIDWFIFVSTFVLIVAICLPLVLYPERGSEIVSQANGFVTSNFGMMFLWAGTGGFAFLIYLFFSKHGKIKFGTKDEKPEFSNFSWGAMVFCAGVASGLVYWGTIEWAYYYMAPPYGIEPKSIAAAEIAAAYGIFHWGPSAWGFFVLPAIPIAYSYYILKVPILRLSEICRIVIGKHADGALGKAIDVIFMFGILGAAGTSLGLGTPLVAAGLSSLTGIEASMSMTIFVLVLCTALFTWSAYSGLKRGLKLLSDLAIICSIILLSYILLVGPSEFILKMGTNSIGMLFSNFVRWNTYTDPVSGSGFVESWTVFYWAWWIVYTPFMGLFIAKISRGRTIRQVILGGVAWGTLGCTAYFSILGNYAMHLELTNVLSVTGLLEEVGAPATIIQVIGTLPFGTLVVAVFSFIALIFLATTFDSAAYMMASATTPNIGINEEPAKWNRLFWALTLFILPGTLMVLGGDLKTLQTASILTAIPFIFVILLLVISLMKMLKTEAHLDPQWQEGPIDLASMSLHKEKQKTAVEIKEEVYEL